One stretch of Candidatus Dependentiae bacterium DNA includes these proteins:
- a CDS encoding YicC family protein, with amino-acid sequence MTQSMTGFSSEIVEIAINSTEKLSLSLHLKSLNSRYFEATCKLPYIINNLEVLIHRILKKKLERGHVYLTIKVQQDSTKHSVIPSLTTISGYMDAIKTIQKTCNLKEEVSLATLLQLPNILHVEEEILNSKTEEKILAAIENLADSLIVTRKTEGKILADDINSHVKEIAKKLVLIKKASLKAIVIKKKELEELITKLQLSVNQELSVDNCLLENQKITLLAELEKIDINEETVRAASHVKSIIQLLEQDALSKGKKLDFTMQELNRETNTIASKCSQISISSLTIDIKADLEKAREQAQNIL; translated from the coding sequence ATGACCCAAAGTATGACCGGATTTTCATCTGAAATTGTTGAAATTGCCATAAACAGCACAGAAAAACTTTCACTTTCGTTGCATTTAAAATCTCTAAATTCTAGATATTTTGAAGCAACTTGCAAATTGCCTTACATCATCAACAATTTAGAAGTGCTAATTCATCGTATTTTGAAAAAAAAATTAGAACGTGGTCACGTCTATCTCACGATAAAGGTACAACAAGATTCAACAAAGCATTCTGTAATTCCATCATTGACGACAATCTCTGGATACATGGATGCTATCAAAACAATCCAAAAAACTTGTAATCTCAAAGAAGAAGTGTCTCTTGCGACACTTCTTCAGCTTCCAAATATTTTGCACGTTGAAGAAGAAATCCTAAACAGCAAAACAGAAGAAAAGATCTTAGCCGCAATTGAAAACCTTGCTGATAGCTTAATTGTTACTCGCAAAACAGAAGGTAAAATTTTAGCTGATGATATTAATTCTCATGTCAAAGAAATTGCAAAAAAATTAGTTTTAATAAAAAAAGCATCCTTAAAAGCTATTGTCATTAAGAAAAAAGAGCTTGAAGAGCTCATTACAAAATTACAGCTGTCTGTAAATCAAGAACTTTCTGTTGATAACTGTTTACTTGAAAATCAAAAAATCACTCTTCTGGCAGAACTTGAAAAAATTGACATCAATGAAGAAACAGTTCGAGCAGCATCACATGTAAAAAGCATTATTCAACTTCTTGAACAAGATGCTCTCTCTAAGGGCAAAAAGCTTGATTTTACGATGCAAGAATTAAATCGCGAAACCAACACGATTGCATCAAAGTGCTCACAAATATCTATCAGCTCGCTTACCATTGATATAAAAGCTGACCTAGAAAAAGCTCGCGAGCAAGCACAAAATATTTTATAA